Proteins encoded in a region of the Armatimonadota bacterium genome:
- the groL gene encoding chaperonin GroEL (60 kDa chaperone family; promotes refolding of misfolded polypeptides especially under stressful conditions; forms two stacked rings of heptamers to form a barrel-shaped 14mer; ends can be capped by GroES; misfolded proteins enter the barrel where they are refolded when GroES binds), whose translation MPAKVLLYDEEARRALERGVEKVASAVRVTLGPKGRNVVLEKKWGSPTITKDGVTVAKEIELEDPNENMGAQLVKEVASKTNDAAGDGTTTATVLAWAIVREGLKNVAAGANPMQIKRGIDRAVDTVVEELKKISIAVEGKQDIAHVAGVAANDPEVGEIIADAMEKVGKDGVITIEEGKGIETTVEVVEGMQFDRGYISPYFITDPDKMEVVLDEPYILLTEKKISAARDIVPIMEKVTRFGKPLVVIAEDVEGEALATLVVNKLRGVLASVAVKAPGYGDRRKAMLQDMAVLTGGKVISDDIGVKLESVEIEMLGRADKVKADKDDTVIIGGKGDRKDIQGRIAQIKKEIEETTSDYDREKLQERLAKLSGGVAEIKVGAATETEMKEKKHRFEDALNATKAAVEEGIVPGGGTAYLRALGALDRLEAEGDEAIGISLVRRALEEPARQLAANAGMEGSLIVERLKRETGRTGFDVAKGEFTDMVKAGIVDPTKVARLALQNAASVAGLLLTTEAVVVEKREKKKAAAAPTPGGMPEEEF comes from the coding sequence ATGCCGGCAAAGGTGCTGCTCTACGACGAGGAAGCCCGCCGGGCGCTGGAGCGCGGCGTGGAGAAGGTGGCCAGCGCCGTCCGCGTCACCCTGGGCCCCAAGGGGCGCAACGTCGTCCTGGAAAAGAAATGGGGCTCGCCCACCATCACCAAGGACGGCGTCACGGTGGCCAAAGAGATCGAGCTGGAGGATCCCAACGAGAACATGGGCGCCCAGCTCGTCAAGGAGGTGGCCAGCAAGACCAACGACGCCGCCGGCGACGGCACGACCACGGCCACGGTGCTGGCCTGGGCCATCGTCCGCGAGGGCCTGAAAAACGTCGCCGCCGGGGCGAACCCGATGCAGATCAAGCGCGGGATCGACCGGGCCGTGGACACCGTGGTGGAGGAACTGAAGAAGATCTCCATCGCCGTGGAGGGGAAGCAGGACATCGCCCACGTCGCGGGCGTGGCGGCGAACGATCCGGAGGTCGGCGAGATCATCGCCGACGCCATGGAGAAGGTGGGCAAGGACGGCGTGATCACCATCGAGGAGGGCAAGGGCATCGAGACCACGGTCGAGGTCGTGGAGGGGATGCAGTTCGACCGGGGCTACATCTCGCCCTACTTCATCACCGACCCCGACAAGATGGAGGTGGTGCTCGACGAGCCCTACATCCTCCTCACCGAGAAGAAGATCAGCGCGGCCCGGGACATCGTCCCGATCATGGAGAAGGTGACGCGCTTCGGGAAACCGCTGGTGGTGATTGCGGAGGACGTGGAGGGCGAAGCCCTGGCCACGCTGGTGGTGAACAAGCTGCGGGGGGTGCTGGCCAGCGTCGCGGTGAAGGCCCCGGGCTACGGCGACCGGCGGAAGGCGATGCTCCAGGACATGGCCGTGCTCACCGGCGGCAAGGTCATCTCCGATGACATCGGGGTCAAGCTGGAGAGCGTGGAGATCGAGATGCTCGGCCGCGCCGACAAGGTGAAGGCCGACAAGGACGACACGGTGATCATCGGCGGGAAGGGCGACCGCAAGGACATCCAGGGCCGCATCGCCCAGATCAAGAAGGAGATCGAAGAGACCACCTCCGACTACGACCGGGAGAAACTGCAGGAGCGGCTGGCCAAGCTGAGCGGGGGCGTGGCGGAGATCAAGGTCGGCGCGGCGACCGAGACCGAAATGAAGGAGAAGAAGCACCGCTTCGAAGACGCCCTGAACGCAACGAAGGCGGCCGTGGAGGAGGGCATCGTCCCCGGCGGCGGCACGGCCTACCTCCGGGCGCTGGGCGCCCTGGACAGGCTGGAGGCCGAGGGCGACGAGGCCATCGGGATCTCCCTGGTGCGCCGCGCCCTGGAGGAACCCGCCCGGCAGCTGGCGGCTAACGCCGGGATGGAGGGCAGCCTGATCGTGGAGCGGTTGAAGCGGGAGACAGGCCGCACCGGGTTCGACGTGGCCAAGGGTGAGTTCACCGACATGGTGAAGGCCGGCATCGTCGACCCCACCAAGGTGGCCCGGCTGGCGCTGCAGAACGCGGCGTCGGTGGCGGGGCTGCTGCTGACGACGGAGGCCGTGGTGGTCGAGAAGCGGGAGAAGAAGAAGGCCGCCGCGGCTCCGACCCCCGGCGGGATGCCCGAGGAAGAGTTCTAA
- a CDS encoding DUF881 domain-containing protein — protein MTLAVFLVLVGFLAVLQVRAGRTIRREVRLPTLRVRELAVLVQQQETALQALEAEIEDLRAKLGEYESAAAQGRSSAETLAREVEAYRMVLGLTPVEGPGVIVRVGEPAAGGGVMAATVQASDLSGLVNELWSSGAEAIAVGGVRILATTGFRQVNDTIVAGIFRLDPPYEIRAIGDPAVMQAALNLRGGFVEGLRSVGLVVEVETSRRLRLPAYRGPLRFRFGRPSS, from the coding sequence GTGACGCTGGCGGTCTTCCTGGTCCTGGTGGGCTTCCTGGCCGTCCTGCAGGTCCGCGCCGGCCGGACCATCCGGCGTGAGGTCCGGCTGCCGACCCTGCGCGTCCGGGAACTGGCGGTCCTGGTCCAGCAGCAGGAGACTGCCCTCCAAGCCCTGGAGGCGGAGATCGAAGACCTGCGGGCCAAACTGGGGGAGTATGAGAGCGCGGCGGCCCAGGGGCGGAGTTCGGCGGAGACGCTGGCCCGCGAGGTCGAAGCCTACCGGATGGTGCTGGGCCTGACGCCTGTGGAGGGGCCCGGGGTGATCGTCCGGGTCGGCGAGCCGGCCGCGGGCGGCGGCGTGATGGCCGCCACGGTGCAGGCCAGCGACCTCAGCGGCCTGGTCAACGAACTGTGGAGCAGCGGGGCGGAGGCCATCGCCGTGGGCGGGGTGCGGATCCTGGCCACCACCGGCTTCCGCCAGGTGAACGATACCATCGTTGCCGGGATCTTCCGCCTGGACCCGCCCTATGAGATTCGCGCCATCGGCGACCCGGCGGTCATGCAGGCCGCGCTCAACCTGCGGGGGGGATTCGTGGAAGGACTGCGCTCGGTCGGCCTGGTCGTGGAGGTGGAGACCTCCCGGCGCCTGCGGCTTCCGGCCTATCGCGGTCCCCTGCGGTTCCGATTCGGCCGGCCCTCATCGTGA
- a CDS encoding metal-sensitive transcriptional regulator, whose product MSLHGVHDQNLRHGSADVRAKVAARLRSVEGHVRGVGRMVEEGAYCIDLIKQTLAIQRAIDRINAMLLADHLEHCVATAIAAADPAERRRTIAELLEVFEMSGRL is encoded by the coding sequence ATGAGTCTCCACGGCGTGCACGACCAGAACCTGCGGCACGGTAGCGCCGACGTACGCGCCAAGGTGGCCGCCCGGCTGCGGAGCGTGGAGGGACACGTCCGCGGTGTCGGCCGGATGGTGGAGGAGGGGGCGTACTGCATCGATCTGATCAAGCAGACGCTGGCCATCCAGCGGGCCATCGACCGGATCAACGCCATGCTGCTGGCCGATCACCTGGAACACTGCGTAGCGACGGCGATCGCCGCAGCCGATCCCGCCGAGCGCCGGCGCACCATCGCCGAGCTGCTGGAGGTTTTCGAAATGTCCGGTCGGCTCTGA
- a CDS encoding heavy metal translocating P-type ATPase: MTVKRLDLPVEGMSCASCVLKVESGLKETAGVRQVAVNFAARRAAITYDPGAVSAARFVQVVRSLGYDVPVRRVHLPVVGMSCASCVEKVEAALRAVDGVLSAAVNLAAGRAAVEMLATTSIADLRRAVREAGYDVLEVEGPEAEDYERRARAQELAVLRRKLAVATLLSLPVLWGSLLHMGLRIWTPPILMNWYVQWLLATPVQFWAGWQFYRGAWARARHRSTDMNTLIAVGTTAAYLYSVAATFFPQWFRAGGLEPQTYYETAAIIIALILLGRFLEARAKGQTSEAIRRLLSLQPPRARVVRDGREVEVPVEEVAVGDVIVVRPGEKVPVDGIIREGRSALDESMLTGESLPVEKGPGDEVIGATINKTGAFTFTATKVGRDTVLAQIIRLVQEAQGSKAPIQRLADRVSSYFVPAVMAVAAATFLLWLAVGPQPSLTYALVTFVAVLIIACPCALGLATPTAIMVGTGRGAEQGVLIKSGEALETAYRTTTVVLDKTGTLTRGRPAVTDVRPVNGFAETELLRLAASAEWGSEHPLGEAIVRCARDRGLELLRPERFAAVPGHGVEAEVGGRRVLVGNPPLLRERAVALNGAEAIGMQLAREGKTPMYVAVDGTPAGVVGVADTLKPYSREVVAALRRLGLEVVMLTGDNGVTAQAIAAQIGVDRFLAEVPPERKAEEIKKLQGEGRRVAMVGDGINDAPALVQSDLGIAIGAGTDVAIESADIVLLGEDLRGILTALQLSRQTMRTIRQNLFWAFVYNVVLIPLAAGALYPFFRVLLNPMLAALAMASSSVSVVTNSLRLRLFRPAVLP, from the coding sequence GTGACGGTCAAGCGTCTGGACCTGCCCGTGGAGGGGATGAGCTGCGCCAGTTGCGTCCTCAAGGTCGAGTCCGGCCTGAAGGAGACGGCCGGCGTCCGGCAGGTCGCCGTGAACTTCGCCGCCCGGCGCGCCGCCATCACGTATGATCCCGGAGCGGTCTCCGCGGCCCGCTTTGTGCAGGTCGTCCGTTCCCTGGGCTACGACGTCCCGGTGCGCAGGGTGCACCTGCCGGTCGTGGGGATGTCCTGCGCCTCCTGCGTGGAGAAGGTGGAGGCCGCGCTGCGCGCCGTGGACGGCGTGCTCTCCGCCGCGGTGAACCTCGCCGCCGGGCGCGCCGCGGTGGAGATGCTGGCCACCACCTCCATCGCCGACCTGCGCCGCGCCGTGCGGGAGGCGGGCTACGACGTCCTGGAGGTGGAGGGCCCGGAGGCCGAGGACTACGAGCGCCGGGCGCGGGCGCAGGAGCTCGCCGTCCTGCGACGCAAGCTGGCGGTGGCGACGCTGCTCAGCCTGCCGGTGCTCTGGGGCAGCCTCCTGCACATGGGGCTGCGGATCTGGACGCCCCCGATCCTGATGAACTGGTACGTCCAGTGGCTGCTGGCCACGCCGGTGCAGTTCTGGGCCGGGTGGCAGTTCTACCGCGGGGCCTGGGCCCGGGCCCGCCATCGGTCCACCGACATGAACACGCTGATCGCGGTGGGCACCACCGCCGCCTACCTGTACAGCGTCGCGGCCACCTTCTTTCCTCAGTGGTTCCGCGCCGGCGGCCTGGAGCCTCAGACCTACTACGAGACCGCGGCGATCATCATCGCGCTCATCCTGCTCGGCCGCTTTCTGGAAGCGCGCGCCAAAGGGCAGACCTCGGAGGCCATCCGCAGGCTCCTGAGCCTGCAGCCCCCCCGGGCGCGGGTGGTGCGCGACGGCCGCGAGGTCGAGGTGCCGGTCGAGGAGGTGGCGGTGGGCGACGTGATCGTGGTGCGTCCCGGGGAGAAGGTCCCGGTGGACGGGATCATCCGGGAGGGCCGGTCCGCGCTGGACGAGTCGATGCTCACCGGGGAGTCGCTGCCCGTGGAAAAGGGTCCGGGAGACGAGGTCATTGGCGCCACGATCAACAAGACGGGCGCCTTCACCTTCACGGCGACGAAGGTGGGCCGCGACACGGTCCTGGCGCAGATCATCCGCCTGGTCCAGGAGGCGCAGGGCAGCAAGGCCCCCATCCAGCGGCTGGCCGACCGGGTCTCCAGCTACTTTGTCCCCGCGGTCATGGCCGTCGCTGCGGCGACGTTCCTGCTGTGGCTGGCCGTCGGCCCGCAGCCTTCCCTGACCTACGCCCTCGTCACCTTCGTGGCCGTGCTGATCATCGCCTGTCCCTGCGCGCTGGGCCTGGCCACGCCCACGGCGATCATGGTCGGCACCGGTCGGGGGGCGGAGCAGGGCGTGCTCATCAAGAGCGGCGAGGCCTTGGAGACGGCCTACCGGACCACGACGGTGGTGCTGGACAAGACCGGGACGCTGACCAGGGGGCGGCCGGCGGTGACGGACGTGCGGCCGGTCAACGGCTTCGCCGAGACGGAGCTCCTGCGCCTGGCGGCCTCGGCGGAGTGGGGGTCGGAGCATCCGCTGGGCGAGGCGATCGTCCGCTGCGCCCGGGACCGGGGGCTGGAGCTGCTGCGGCCGGAGCGCTTCGCCGCCGTTCCCGGCCACGGTGTGGAGGCCGAGGTGGGCGGCCGGCGCGTGCTGGTGGGCAACCCGCCGCTGCTGCGGGAGCGCGCCGTGGCTCTGAACGGTGCCGAGGCGATCGGGATGCAGTTGGCCCGGGAGGGGAAGACGCCGATGTACGTGGCCGTGGACGGCACGCCCGCCGGCGTCGTCGGCGTCGCCGACACCCTCAAGCCCTACTCCCGCGAAGTCGTGGCCGCCCTGCGCCGGTTGGGGCTGGAGGTCGTCATGCTCACCGGGGACAACGGGGTCACGGCCCAGGCCATCGCCGCTCAGATCGGCGTGGACCGCTTCCTGGCCGAGGTGCCGCCAGAGCGCAAGGCGGAGGAGATCAAGAAGCTGCAGGGCGAGGGGCGCCGGGTGGCGATGGTGGGCGACGGGATCAACGACGCCCCGGCCCTGGTCCAATCCGACCTGGGGATCGCCATCGGCGCGGGGACGGACGTGGCCATCGAGTCCGCGGACATCGTCCTGCTGGGCGAGGACCTGCGCGGGATCCTCACCGCGCTGCAGCTGAGCCGGCAGACGATGCGCACGATCCGGCAGAACCTGTTCTGGGCCTTCGTCTACAACGTGGTGCTGATCCCGCTGGCCGCAGGCGCGCTGTATCCGTTCTTCCGCGTTCTGCTCAACCCGATGCTGGCGGCGCTGGCCATGGCCAGCAGCTCGGTGAGCGTGGTGACCAACAGTCTCCGGCTGCGCCTGTTCCGGCCGGCTGTGCTGCCCTGA
- a CDS encoding heavy-metal-associated domain-containing protein, which translates to MQTTLTVPKIHCSGCVQTVTQAVQKLPGVQRVQASHTTRQVTVEFDPARVDEAKIRSALAAVGYPPA; encoded by the coding sequence ATGCAGACGACGCTGACCGTGCCGAAGATCCACTGCAGCGGCTGTGTGCAGACCGTGACGCAGGCCGTGCAGAAGCTGCCCGGCGTGCAGCGGGTCCAGGCCAGCCACACCACCAGGCAGGTCACGGTCGAGTTCGACCCCGCCCGGGTCGACGAGGCGAAGATCCGCAGCGCCCTGGCCGCGGTCGGCTATCCCCCGGCCTGA
- a CDS encoding TlpA disulfide reductase family protein produces MSAGAPPPRTGPPRAALGILFWLIPVAALLLIIGYAAVRKQQPASITAALARGQRPPAPEFRLPRFDGGTLALSDLRGRAVVLNFWASWCVPCKDEAPLLERAWREYRDQGLVVVGVNIQDLEPEARRFIAQTGATYLQVRDRDGRVSRAYGTTGVPETFFIDRNGRIVSKFPGAAVEWRIWEEAIERLLGAR; encoded by the coding sequence ATGTCCGCCGGAGCGCCCCCGCCCCGGACAGGCCCGCCTCGGGCGGCGCTGGGGATCCTCTTCTGGCTGATCCCGGTGGCGGCGTTGCTGCTTATTATCGGCTACGCGGCGGTCCGCAAGCAGCAGCCGGCGTCGATCACCGCGGCGCTGGCCCGGGGCCAGCGGCCGCCTGCGCCGGAGTTCCGGCTCCCGCGGTTCGACGGCGGCACCCTGGCCCTCTCCGATCTCCGCGGCCGGGCCGTCGTCCTGAACTTCTGGGCCTCCTGGTGCGTCCCGTGCAAAGACGAGGCGCCGCTGCTGGAGCGGGCCTGGCGGGAGTACCGGGACCAGGGGCTGGTCGTCGTGGGGGTCAACATCCAGGACCTGGAGCCCGAGGCGCGCCGGTTCATCGCGCAGACCGGGGCCACCTATCTGCAGGTGCGGGATCGCGACGGGCGGGTCTCTCGCGCCTACGGGACGACGGGGGTCCCGGAGACGTTCTTCATCGATCGAAACGGCCGGATCGTGAGCAAGTTCCCCGGGGCGGCGGTGGAGTGGCGGATCTGGGAGGAGGCGATCGAGCGCCTCCTCGGCGCGCGATGA
- the xpt gene encoding xanthine phosphoribosyltransferase has translation MDILKQRILAEGRNLGRGILKVDSFLNHQVDPGLIDACGRELARRLAHTIPAKILTAEISGIAPAVATALHLGVPVVYARRTRPVTMPDQVLLTVAPSHTRGLPVELIVSPEYLARGERILIVDDFLASGQTILGLARLVAAAGAVLVGIGAVVEKSFEGGRRLLASLKVPIESLAVVTDMSDGKVVLA, from the coding sequence ATGGACATCCTGAAACAACGCATCCTGGCCGAGGGCCGCAACCTCGGCCGCGGCATTCTCAAGGTGGACAGTTTCTTGAACCATCAGGTCGATCCGGGGCTGATCGACGCCTGCGGACGGGAGCTGGCCCGACGTCTGGCCCACACAATTCCGGCGAAGATCCTCACCGCGGAGATCTCCGGGATCGCGCCGGCGGTGGCCACCGCCCTGCACCTCGGTGTGCCGGTGGTCTACGCCCGCCGCACGCGGCCGGTGACGATGCCCGACCAGGTGCTGCTGACCGTGGCCCCCTCGCACACGCGGGGCCTGCCCGTGGAGCTGATCGTCTCGCCGGAGTACCTGGCCCGAGGCGAACGGATTCTGATCGTGGACGACTTTCTGGCCAGCGGCCAGACGATCCTCGGGCTGGCCCGTCTCGTCGCCGCGGCCGGAGCGGTGCTGGTGGGTATCGGCGCCGTGGTGGAAAAGTCTTTCGAAGGCGGCCGCCGGCTGCTGGCTTCCCTGAAGGTCCCCATCGAGTCCCTCGCCGTCGTCACGGACATGAGCGACGGCAAGGTCGTCCTGGCCTGA
- a CDS encoding DUF6036 family nucleotidyltransferase, translated as MRALAAEADREGRVYFTGGATAVLLGWRHSTIDVDLRFEPEMDRLLRVLPRLKDELQINIELASPADFIPVAPGWEERSLFIAAEGQLSFFHFDPYAQALAKVERGHTQDLEDVRAMIRMKLVDPSRAVEYFRRIEPDLYRYPAVDPPTFRRAVEEIFTAHEG; from the coding sequence ATGCGCGCCCTCGCGGCGGAGGCGGACCGCGAGGGCCGGGTCTACTTCACCGGCGGGGCGACGGCGGTCCTCCTCGGCTGGCGCCACAGCACCATCGACGTCGATCTGCGCTTCGAGCCGGAGATGGACCGCCTGCTGCGGGTGCTCCCGCGGCTCAAGGATGAACTTCAGATCAACATCGAGCTGGCCTCCCCGGCCGACTTCATCCCGGTTGCGCCGGGATGGGAGGAGCGCAGCCTGTTCATCGCCGCCGAGGGTCAGCTCTCCTTCTTCCACTTCGATCCCTACGCGCAGGCGCTGGCGAAGGTAGAGCGCGGCCACACGCAGGACCTGGAGGATGTCCGGGCGATGATCAGGATGAAGCTCGTGGATCCGTCCCGCGCCGTGGAGTACTTCCGCCGGATCGAGCCCGACCTGTACCGCTATCCCGCCGTCGATCCGCCGACGTTCCGGCGGGCCGTGGAGGAAATCTTCACCGCGCACGAGGGGTAG
- a CDS encoding type IV pilus twitching motility protein PilT → MDDTAAGAVTVEPAIDMVGLLTLAHQRGASDIHLKVGNHPILRIHGRLERAADLPVLDGAAARRLIESMMTDEQRAVFRERLELDFAYSVPRLSRFRVNVYQQRGSIGAAIRAIPMGVPTVDDLGLPEVVRRFCALPRGLVLVTGPTGSGKSTTLAAMINHINQTRAEHIVTIEDPIEYLHRDQQSVINQREVGMDTLSFADALRHVLRQDPDVILIGEMRDLETIATAVTAAETGHLVFATLHTQSAPATVDRIIDVFPAHQQAQIRTQLSAVLEGVLSQTLVPRADGRGRVAAVEVMVATGAIRNLIREGKTHQIPSLIQSGGREGMQTLNQALRQLVDRRLITYEDAVSRSPSERELAQLLGRPVPA, encoded by the coding sequence ATGGACGATACGGCCGCCGGCGCGGTGACGGTCGAGCCGGCGATCGATATGGTGGGCCTGCTCACCCTGGCCCACCAGCGGGGGGCCTCCGACATCCACCTCAAGGTCGGCAACCACCCGATCCTGCGGATTCACGGACGGCTGGAGCGGGCCGCCGACCTGCCCGTGCTGGACGGCGCCGCGGCCCGGCGGCTGATCGAGAGCATGATGACCGACGAGCAGCGTGCCGTGTTCCGCGAGCGCTTGGAGCTGGATTTCGCCTACAGCGTCCCCCGCCTCTCCCGGTTCCGGGTCAACGTCTACCAGCAGCGGGGCAGCATCGGCGCCGCCATCCGGGCCATCCCCATGGGCGTGCCGACCGTCGACGACCTCGGCCTGCCCGAGGTGGTCCGGCGCTTCTGCGCCCTGCCCCGGGGGCTGGTCCTGGTCACCGGCCCCACCGGCAGCGGGAAGTCCACGACCCTGGCGGCGATGATCAACCACATCAACCAGACCCGCGCCGAGCACATCGTGACCATCGAGGATCCCATCGAGTACCTGCACCGCGACCAGCAGAGCGTGATCAACCAGCGCGAGGTGGGGATGGACACGCTGTCCTTCGCCGATGCCCTGCGCCACGTGCTGCGCCAGGATCCCGACGTCATCCTGATCGGCGAGATGCGGGACCTGGAGACCATCGCCACGGCGGTCACCGCCGCGGAGACCGGCCATCTGGTCTTTGCCACGCTGCACACGCAGAGCGCCCCGGCCACGGTGGACCGCATCATCGACGTCTTCCCGGCCCACCAGCAGGCGCAGATCCGGACCCAGCTGTCCGCGGTGCTGGAGGGCGTCCTGTCCCAGACCCTCGTCCCGCGGGCCGACGGCAGGGGCCGCGTGGCCGCGGTCGAAGTGATGGTGGCGACCGGCGCGATCCGCAACCTGATCCGCGAGGGGAAGACCCACCAGATCCCGTCGCTGATCCAGTCCGGCGGGCGCGAAGGGATGCAGACTCTGAACCAGGCGTTGCGCCAGCTCGTGGACCGGCGCCTTATCACCTATGAGGACGCCGTCTCCCGGTCGCCCAGCGAGCGCGAGCTGGCGCAACTGCTGGGCCGGCCGGTTCCGGCCTGA
- the tig gene encoding trigger factor, with the protein MKVDVRREPGSRAVLEVEIPVDVVAQGVEAALRRLNQRVEIPGFRRGKAPRTLLERYVGRDTVLEEAVKTLVPDAYARAVDQVGVTPITRPEIKVETLEEGKPLRFVATVDLMPEVRLGDYRRLRLPFTPPQVTDEDVDAAIADLRARHGHLVSAPGAAAARGDFILVRVTELSGPVERFARGKEYLIEIGGGAYPAEAEEALVGAAAGETRTIRVGEQTVTVEVLDVKRRELPEVTDAFARSAGGVASVAALRESLRTRLEREAAERARTEYEQRILEALLASAEIDLPESMVEHEVEHMVADLAETLQRRGLTLQRYYAATGKTEDGLRQEFRPAAERRLRLQLAVEEVARAEGLSPTQEEIDREVENVARGLQQDPARVREWLVQTGRYDSLTGALRRRKALEYLVGLARGE; encoded by the coding sequence ATGAAGGTTGATGTCAGGCGGGAGCCCGGCAGCCGGGCCGTGCTCGAAGTTGAGATCCCGGTGGATGTGGTCGCGCAGGGCGTGGAGGCGGCGCTGCGCCGGCTGAACCAGCGCGTCGAGATCCCGGGGTTTCGTCGCGGCAAGGCGCCGCGGACGCTGCTGGAACGCTACGTCGGCCGCGACACCGTCCTGGAGGAGGCGGTCAAGACCCTCGTTCCCGACGCCTATGCCCGGGCCGTGGACCAGGTCGGGGTGACGCCGATCACGCGTCCCGAGATCAAGGTCGAGACCCTGGAGGAGGGCAAGCCGTTGCGCTTCGTGGCCACGGTGGACCTGATGCCCGAGGTGCGCCTGGGCGACTACCGGCGGCTCCGCCTCCCGTTCACGCCCCCGCAGGTGACCGACGAGGACGTGGACGCGGCCATTGCGGATCTGCGGGCGCGGCACGGCCACCTCGTTTCCGCCCCCGGCGCGGCGGCGGCGCGCGGCGACTTCATCCTGGTCCGGGTGACCGAGCTGAGCGGGCCTGTGGAGCGCTTTGCCCGGGGCAAGGAGTACCTGATCGAGATCGGCGGAGGTGCCTACCCGGCGGAGGCGGAGGAGGCCCTGGTGGGGGCAGCGGCCGGCGAGACGAGGACGATCCGGGTGGGCGAGCAGACCGTGACGGTGGAGGTCCTGGACGTCAAGCGCCGCGAACTGCCCGAGGTCACGGACGCCTTCGCCCGCAGCGCCGGCGGGGTGGCCTCGGTGGCGGCGCTGCGGGAGTCCCTGCGCACCCGCCTGGAGCGGGAGGCGGCGGAGCGGGCCCGGACCGAGTACGAGCAGCGGATCCTGGAGGCGCTGCTGGCCTCGGCCGAGATCGACCTGCCGGAGAGCATGGTGGAGCACGAGGTGGAGCACATGGTGGCCGACCTGGCCGAGACGCTCCAGCGCCGGGGGCTGACCCTCCAGCGCTACTACGCGGCCACCGGCAAGACCGAGGACGGGCTGCGCCAGGAGTTCCGGCCCGCCGCGGAGCGGCGGCTGCGCCTGCAGCTGGCGGTGGAGGAGGTGGCGCGCGCGGAGGGGCTCTCCCCCACACAGGAGGAGATCGATCGCGAGGTCGAGAACGTTGCGCGCGGACTGCAGCAGGATCCCGCGCGCGTCCGGGAATGGCTGGTGCAGACCGGACGTTATGACAGCCTGACCGGCGCCCTGCGGCGCCGGAAGGCCCTGGAGTATCTGGTGGGCCTGGCGCGAGGTGAGTAG
- the clpP gene encoding ATP-dependent Clp endopeptidase proteolytic subunit ClpP produces MTLIPMVVEQTARGERAYDIYSRLLKDRIVFVGGPIDDDMANLVIAQLLFLEGEDPEKDINLYVNSPGGSLTPALAIYDTMQYVRPDVATICVGLAASGAAVILAGGAKGKRAALPYSQILIHQPWGGAQGTTADIDIQAKQFLKMRQLTNEILAKHTGQPIERIERDTDRDFWMDPKAALEYGLIDYVLKPRERIPTAVKDR; encoded by the coding sequence ATGACACTGATCCCGATGGTCGTGGAGCAGACGGCGCGCGGCGAGCGCGCCTACGACATCTATTCGCGGCTGCTCAAGGACCGCATCGTCTTTGTCGGCGGCCCGATCGACGACGACATGGCCAACCTGGTGATCGCCCAGCTCCTGTTCCTGGAAGGCGAGGACCCGGAGAAGGACATCAACCTCTACGTGAACAGCCCCGGCGGCAGTCTGACCCCGGCCCTGGCCATCTACGACACGATGCAGTACGTGCGGCCGGACGTGGCGACGATCTGCGTCGGGCTGGCCGCCTCCGGGGCGGCGGTGATCCTGGCCGGCGGGGCCAAGGGCAAGCGCGCCGCGCTGCCCTACTCCCAGATCCTCATCCACCAACCCTGGGGCGGGGCGCAGGGGACCACGGCGGACATCGACATCCAGGCCAAGCAGTTCCTGAAGATGCGCCAGCTGACCAACGAGATCCTGGCCAAGCACACCGGCCAGCCCATCGAGCGCATCGAGCGCGACACCGACCGCGACTTCTGGATGGACCCGAAAGCCGCCCTGGAGTACGGGCTGATCGACTACGTCCTGAAGCCGCGCGAGCGGATCCCCACCGCGGTGAAGGACCGCTAG